In Geminocystis sp. NIES-3709, a single genomic region encodes these proteins:
- a CDS encoding allophycocyanin subunit alpha-B produces MSIVSQVILKADNELRYPSSGELQGIKTFLDSGLQRLKIAETLAENEKKIVEKASRELFRKRPDFRAPGGNASGQKQYNQCLRDFSWYLRLATYGVLAGDKEPIEKIGLIGVKEMYNSLGVPLAGMIESIRCLKEASLALLSKEEGEETGPYFDYIVQFMS; encoded by the coding sequence ATGAGCATAGTTAGTCAAGTTATTCTCAAAGCAGATAATGAATTACGCTACCCCAGTAGCGGTGAATTACAAGGAATTAAAACTTTTTTAGACTCCGGTTTACAAAGATTAAAAATTGCTGAAACTCTAGCAGAAAACGAGAAAAAAATCGTAGAAAAAGCTAGTCGGGAATTATTCAGAAAACGTCCTGATTTTAGAGCACCCGGTGGAAATGCTTCTGGACAAAAGCAATATAATCAATGTTTAAGAGATTTTAGTTGGTATTTACGTTTAGCTACCTATGGAGTTTTAGCTGGGGATAAAGAACCGATCGAAAAAATTGGCTTAATCGGAGTAAAAGAAATGTACAATTCTCTTGGAGTTCCTTTAGCGGGAATGATAGAGTCTATTCGTTGTCTAAAAGAGGCTTCCTTAGCTTTACTTAGTAAAGAAGAAGGAGAAGAAACGGGTCCTTATTTCGATTATATAGTTCAATTTATGTCTTAA